A window of Bos taurus isolate L1 Dominette 01449 registration number 42190680 breed Hereford chromosome 19, ARS-UCD2.0, whole genome shotgun sequence contains these coding sequences:
- the SYNGR2 gene encoding synaptogyrin-2 translates to MESGAYGAPRAGGSFDLRRFLKQPQVVVRAVCLVFALIVFSCIFGEGYSNTHDSQQQYCVFNRNEDACRYGSAIGVLAFLASAFFFVVDIYFPQISNATDRKYLVIGDLLFSALWTFLWFVGFCFLTNQWAATKKNDVHVEADSARAAITFSFFSIFSWCVLAFLAYQRYKAGVDEFIQNYVDPTPDPSTAYASYPGVPADTYQQPPFTQNAESTEGYQPPPVY, encoded by the exons aTGGAGAGCGGGGCGTACGGCGCGCCCAGGGCGGGCGGCTCCTTCGACCTGCGACGCTTCCTGAAGCAGCCGCAGGTGGTGGTGCGCGCCGTGTGCTTG GTCTTTGCCTTGATCGTGTTCTCATGCATCTTCGGCGAGGGCTACAGCAACACCCACGATTCCCAGCAGCAGTACTGCGTGTTCAACCGCAACGAGGACGCCTGCCGCTACGGCAGCGCCATCGGGGTGCTGGCCTTCCTGGCCTCGGCCTTCTTCTTCGTGGTCGACATCTACTTCCCCCAGATCAGCAATGCCACTGACCGCAAGTACCTGGTCATCGGTGACCTGCTCTTCTCAG CTCTCTGGACCTTCCTGTGGTTCGTTGGCTTCTGCTTCCTCACCAATCAGTGGGCGGCCACCAAGAAGAACGATGTGCATGTAGAAGCCGACTCAGCCCGGGCGGCcatcaccttcagcttcttctccATCTTCTCCTGG TGCGTGCTGGCCTTCCTGGCCTACCAGCGCTACAAGGCTGGAGTGGACGAATTCATCCAGAACTACGTGGACCCCACTCCGGACCCGAGCACGGCCTACGCCTCCTACCCAGGCGTGCCTGCGGACACCTACCAGCAGCCGCCCTTCACCCAGAACGCCGAGAGCACCGAGGGCTACCAGCCGCCCCCTGTGTACTGA